Below is a window of Dehalococcoidales bacterium DNA.
AGTCATCCGGAATCTCTACCTCAAGGTTAAAGGTACCCGTCAGCTTACCGGCCAGGCTGTCCTCCAGTTCCCCCCAGACTACCCTGATGATATCTCCCGTCTCCTCCGAATTTTCTCCGCTAAGCCTTTTTACCACCAGGGCAATTTCATCACCTGTCCTGGCATCACAGCAGACCCAGTCCCAGCCGGGCTGTTCTCCCGGTTGCGGGTAGATAACAGCGGCTCTGTCCTTAATATGGACTCCGTACTTCGAGTTGTGATGGTCAAGAATATCCTGCACCTGATTTCTTTCCCGGTCATCCATTTTTGCCCTCCCCGATTTTAGCGGAACTCACCAATAACTATAACACAAACCGCCGGTATTCCAACCACCAAAATAAGACTGCTCAAAGCGGAAAAATGATTCTCAAGCTAACCTTTGGGGATACTTTGCGTTATAAATAATAACTTATAACTAACAGGGAGAAGAGGGGGTTATGATGGGGACAAGAGTAATAGATTACAGCGAAAAAATAGCGGATGGTATAGAACCCATGGTACAATCGCTAAGGTATGCCTTTGGTGTGGATAGGCGTGACAATACTCCCTTTAGTACCACTGCTCGTCCTGAGAAATCAACCGCTGCTCCGGCTAAGATTAAGCCGAGACCATCCGGTCTGTTTGGTTATGTCGACCTGGATTGAGAGTATGTAATAGCACCAGATCAGACCATCTGCCATGATCCGGGTCACAACAGCAACCCCGGAGCCAAACCGACATCAAACAGGCTTGTCCCCGAGCCCTACTTCCAGGATAGAGAGGAACCAGCGTCCTTCACGCAGCACTCTTCTTGAGCGGAGTATCTTGAGCCGCTTTCGAAACAGGGGGCCATCGATCACCAGGGTATGATACTCCCCGGCTTCACCGCAGGGGGTCACCTCTTTGGTATCATTAAGTACCTCCAGGTGGTCAAGGAAGTCCCGGTCTACTGTCTGCCCCAGCCACTCCCGGCCAAACAGCTCAGCCTTAGCGGCAACTACGACGGCGGTAAAGCCCAGGCCGATCAATTCCTCAAGCAGCTTGCCTTGCTCTTCCCCCCAGAGGGGGAGGTGAGGGGTAATCGCCACATCAGCGCAGACCCGCTCAATCC
It encodes the following:
- a CDS encoding diphthine--ammonia ligase encodes the protein METVFTSWSGGKDCCLACYRAIAGGHKVRCLLNMVSEGGKRSYSHGLSPRVLEAQSQAIGIPLIQQQAKRENYEAEFKRVLLSLKDKGVSGGVFGDIDLDEHRRWIERVCADVAITPHLPLWGEEQGKLLEELIGLGFTAVVVAAKAELFGREWLGQTVDRDFLDHLEVLNDTKEVTPCGEAGEYHTLVIDGPLFRKRLKILRSRRVLREGRWFLSILEVGLGDKPV